TTTCTGCGTTTCTACCGTTTATCCGGCGAAGGCGCAGCATTCTTCTCCCGTCCCCGATGGTTTGACTTACTGATGGGAACGGATTCGGTACGCAAAGCGATCCTTAAAGGAGAATCGGAAGAGGAAATCCGTGACAGCTGGCAAAAGGAGTTGCAGACCTACCGTGATATGAGACAGAAGTATTTACTTTACTAAGGAACGGTTCCTCCACTTCTCAGCATTCCGTTCGAACTCTTCGGCTTTCTTTCCACTCAACCTTGCAGGCATTTCAAGTATCTCCGGAATGTCTTTTGCATTGTCAATGATTTGAGTGCCGGAAGCGTTCTTCACAATACGGACATCATCGTACAGTGAGTCATTCTCCAGATAAGCTTGCATCCGGAGCGTGTCTCCCGTCACGTCGATATGCTGGTAGAAACGGCGGTCCGTCCCGAAACGATCATACTTATCATTGAAAGATAGACGGTAACTCTTCGGGGAAGCGTGGCTTACCAGATACAACGGGGTGGTCATTTCGCCCTCATCGTTCTTATTAGTCATACGGGCATAGTTATGCTCATGTCCCTGAAGCACCAAGTCTACTCCATATTCACGGAACAGTCCGTCGAACATCCAGCGTACGGCAAGGTTGTTCGTTTTACCTTTTATAGAATATACAGGATGATGGAGCATGACGATCTTCCATTTCTTTTTCGAAGCCTTCAGCGTTTTCTCCAGCCATTCCCGTTGAGAGAAGAGGAACCAAGGATCACGGTTACTATCCAGCGTGATGATAGTGGCATCGTTGTAATCAATAGAATATACATTATTATTCTTATACCTCGATTCGAGCAGATAAGAAAAGACATAAGCAAATCGTTTCTCCAAAACACGTACCAGTCCTTTTACATATTCATGATTTCCCGGAGAAACCAATATCGGTTTGGTGGGAGCTATGGAATCCACGCTCTGATAGGCTTCATCCCAGTAACAGTTCATCGGACGCTCTGCAAAGTCACCGGCAAACATATAGAAGTCCGCCTGCGGATAGCGATGGCGCACATTTTCCATAAAGCCACGTGTCTTTCCACGCAAAGTATCCTGCACGTCACCTATAAATACAAAGGAGAAATGATCAGTCGAATCGGGTTGCATCGTGAACGAATACCAATCGGATGAGCGATCGTCATTCCATACCCGATAAGAGTAGGAATCGCCATAAGAGAGTTCTTTAAATTTTGCCCAGTTGGCATAACCGAACCCGCCCAGTGTACGGAGAAATTTGGAAGAGCCGTCAACGAGAAGAGTATCTCCGGAACCGATCTTTGTATATTCCAGCTTTGCCTGCTTGGAAACGCCTCCGCACACCCAGCTCACATTACGGGACAGTTCGCCGTCATTTCCGAATGTCAGAAATACCCGTTGCGGGTCTTCCGTCAGCACATAGCGTATTTCAGGGATATTGTGGAACCAGACTTTCCAGCGTATCTTACAAATGACACCACCGGCAATCAATATCAGGAGAACGATGCCCCAAGCTATTTTCTTCTTCGTAATCTTCATTTTTCCGATTTTAAAAACTGGTAGCAAAGATAAATATAGTGTCCCATAAATCGGAAATTATGTCCTTTTTTAACCTTTAACAAATTCACCTCTACATGAGAATTTAAATATCTAAAATTGCTGTCATCTGTCACCAAAAGCTAAATAACACACTGATTATAAGCTAATAAAGAGGTGACAGCAGGGCGTGACAGCATTGTGACAGCACATTTTGTTGTCACAATGCCGTCACGCTTTGCTGTCATATCCTGCTACTATCATATATTGCTCCTTGGAATGATAAATCAAAGAATAGCTTAGTCTAGTTGGTTTCCATGCGATGAAACTATAGTTCCAAAGCATTGAAACCAATAGTTTCAAGCCGCAGAAACTTTAGTTCCAAGCTGAAGAAACCAAAGTTTCAAGCAGAGGAAACTCCAGTTTCAAGACGATGAAACTAAAGTTTCATCAAGCAAAAAACAATTTCTACAATAGGAAACTGATGTGTACTGGTTTTAGTTGACAACTTCGTTTGTTATAACTGAATTAGTTTACTCAATATACTTTAATATCTAAATAGGTTTACTTTTGTTATTCTTATTCCTATGTTAGTTGTCTTTTGTTGGTGCTTGCAAATTTATGCATCTTCCTTTATTTACGCAAGCCTTCTTCAGGAAAATGTAATGTTGCCAACAACCAAAAACTCTTCGGTCGGGGATCGCCCTAGCGGCAAGGGGCGGGACCACCCGTCCCGACGAGCGGGTATTATGCTGTTAATCCTCCCGTTTCGCTGACCACTTCCATAGGTGTCCTCATGTTTATCCCTTGATGAGGCCGCACATGATTATATACATATACAGCATCTTCAATGCGCTTGCTTACTTGCTCGAAGCTCTCATCATCACAGTCGAATAGCCAACCGTTTTTAATGGTGTTGTTCATTCTTTCAGCCAATGCATTATGTAAAGGATCACCACACTGCGTCATACTGATGTTGATTTGATGCTCTTTAAGCCTCTCTACATATTTATTTGAGCAATATTGGACACCCCGGTCGGAATGATGAATAAGAGTGCTCATGTCTATGTGATACTTCTCATAGAATGATATTGCCATCTCCAAAGCTTTCAAGGGCCCCTCCGTCTCAAGAGTTTTGTAAAGCGCATATCCCACGATGGCACGACTTGACGCATCGGTAAGCAACGAGAGGTAAGCCCAGCCCTGACCGGTGTTTACGTAGGTTATATCCGCCACTACCATAGCGCCCAATCTTGTAGCGACAAATTTGGGTGCAACATTCAACAGATCGGGGTAGATATAGTAATTATGGTTCGAATTCGTTGTTTTAGGACGCTTGCGACTTGTACGTTGACACAAACCATTGGAGCGAAAAATGTCATAACAACGATCACGACCGATAACCATCTTTGGTCCAAACTTACTCACGCAGCAGGCGTATAACTCGCGCATACCAGCTTTGGGCATGAGTTCCAACAGTTCTTTGCAGTACAACACGATGCTTGTGGTAAGGATATCAACCTCCAAATGTCGGTTCACATGCTTGTAATAACCTTGTCGGGT
This sequence is a window from Bacteroides thetaiotaomicron VPI-5482. Protein-coding genes within it:
- a CDS encoding purple acid phosphatase family protein yields the protein MKITKKKIAWGIVLLILIAGGVICKIRWKVWFHNIPEIRYVLTEDPQRVFLTFGNDGELSRNVSWVCGGVSKQAKLEYTKIGSGDTLLVDGSSKFLRTLGGFGYANWAKFKELSYGDSYSYRVWNDDRSSDWYSFTMQPDSTDHFSFVFIGDVQDTLRGKTRGFMENVRHRYPQADFYMFAGDFAERPMNCYWDEAYQSVDSIAPTKPILVSPGNHEYVKGLVRVLEKRFAYVFSYLLESRYKNNNVYSIDYNDATIITLDSNRDPWFLFSQREWLEKTLKASKKKWKIVMLHHPVYSIKGKTNNLAVRWMFDGLFREYGVDLVLQGHEHNYARMTNKNDEGEMTTPLYLVSHASPKSYRLSFNDKYDRFGTDRRFYQHIDVTGDTLRMQAYLENDSLYDDVRIVKNASGTQIIDNAKDIPEILEMPARLSGKKAEEFERNAEKWRNRSLVK
- a CDS encoding IS3 family transposase, with amino-acid sequence MSQRYSSRRKRGCIKFLCDYFGITRQGYYKHVNRHLEVDILTTSIVLYCKELLELMPKAGMRELYACCVSKFGPKMVIGRDRCYDIFRSNGLCQRTSRKRPKTTNSNHNYYIYPDLLNVAPKFVATRLGAMVVADITYVNTGQGWAYLSLLTDASSRAIVGYALYKTLETEGPLKALEMAISFYEKYHIDMSTLIHHSDRGVQYCSNKYVERLKEHQINISMTQCGDPLHNALAERMNNTIKNGWLFDCDDESFEQVSKRIEDAVYVYNHVRPHQGINMRTPMEVVSETGGLTA